The proteins below come from a single uncultured Carboxylicivirga sp. genomic window:
- a CDS encoding DUF4907 domain-containing protein yields MTMINQLKKYRLHYVLLLVMLIIFGSVMLAGSRADDKISASIISLDNGYGYEIKVNDKVFIRQEYIPGIKGYNHFNTEAQAQKVADLIVDKLKNNESPTIGADELIKTGVIQHETVN; encoded by the coding sequence ATGACGATGATTAATCAGCTAAAGAAGTATAGGCTTCACTATGTGTTGTTACTGGTAATGTTGATAATTTTTGGATCTGTTATGTTGGCTGGTTCTCGTGCAGATGACAAAATATCAGCAAGCATAATATCATTAGATAATGGATATGGTTATGAAATTAAGGTAAATGATAAGGTGTTTATTCGTCAGGAATATATACCAGGTATTAAGGGATATAACCATTTTAACACAGAAGCTCAGGCTCAAAAAGTAGCAGATTTAATTGTTGATAAATTAAAAAATAATGAATCGCCAACAATTGGCGCAGATGAATTAATAAAAACAGGGGTTATTCAGCATGAAACGGTAAACTGA
- a CDS encoding response regulator transcription factor, with protein sequence MKLNCIVIDDEFPARELLTDFISKLPNLALLGKFDSPLKALEVLQSNQVDLMFIDIQMPEISGIDFLKTLRHKPMVVITSAYQEYALEGYSLDVMDYLLKPFSFDRFMQSVNKAMERYADKSPIVPPSERTVPTPLEPVKDYILVKADYKIHRIKFDNIICIEGMREYVTYFCDNDKVVALESLRGLEGILPSNVFLRVHKSYIINVDKITTFYGNQIKLEGLTKYVPIGKSYKDLVQKRLMES encoded by the coding sequence ATGAAGCTTAATTGTATTGTAATAGATGATGAATTTCCGGCCAGGGAGTTGTTAACTGATTTTATTAGTAAACTACCTAATCTTGCGTTATTGGGTAAATTTGATTCTCCGTTAAAAGCTTTGGAAGTATTGCAATCCAATCAAGTGGATTTAATGTTTATCGATATTCAGATGCCCGAAATATCAGGTATCGACTTCCTGAAAACACTTCGGCATAAACCAATGGTGGTCATTACTTCGGCTTATCAGGAGTATGCTTTGGAAGGATACAGTTTAGATGTGATGGATTATTTACTTAAACCATTTTCTTTCGATCGGTTTATGCAAAGTGTAAACAAAGCGATGGAAAGATATGCTGATAAATCGCCAATTGTTCCACCATCCGAAAGAACAGTTCCAACTCCATTAGAACCTGTAAAAGATTACATATTGGTGAAAGCTGATTATAAAATTCACCGAATAAAGTTCGATAATATTATTTGTATTGAAGGCATGCGCGAGTATGTCACTTATTTCTGCGATAACGATAAAGTTGTTGCCCTTGAATCATTGCGTGGTCTCGAAGGTATATTGCCATCCAATGTGTTTTTAAGAGTTCATAAATCATACATCATTAATGTTGATAAGATAACAACGTTTTATGGGAATCAGATTAAACTCGAAGGATTGACTAAATATGTGCCCATAGGAAAGTCATATAAAGATTTGGTTCAGAAAAGATTAATGGAATCATAA
- a CDS encoding kelch repeat-containing protein, which produces MRKNFFYTWLLVLMATLVVSCSDDDDEDLYGNWIKLGAFEGYPRSDAVAFTVDDYAYLGTGYNGDEDMRLNDFWKYDAENDYWTQVESMPGAARNGAVAFSANGKGYVSTGFDGKNKLNDLWEYNPSTNTWAQKADFPGTGRYDAIAFSISDKGYVGTGYDGNLLKDLYQYDPSSDTWTKKVSVGGSKRRNAVAFVIKDRAYVCTGTDNGEYLGDLWEYDADADSWTEKRKIENDANEDESYDDDYEIVGIYSVAFTKSNLGYISTGGPGYPGVRTWEYDPIEDLWTERSEFEGSARYAAVAFTINDVPYVATGRSSSVYFDDVYKFDPNAEQDDDD; this is translated from the coding sequence ATGCGAAAAAATTTCTTTTATACATGGTTGTTGGTATTAATGGCAACATTAGTAGTATCGTGCAGCGATGATGATGACGAAGATTTATACGGAAACTGGATCAAATTAGGAGCATTTGAAGGGTATCCACGAAGCGATGCTGTTGCTTTTACGGTTGATGATTATGCATACTTGGGAACCGGATATAATGGCGATGAAGATATGCGTTTAAACGATTTTTGGAAGTATGATGCCGAAAACGATTATTGGACGCAGGTAGAGAGTATGCCGGGTGCGGCACGTAATGGTGCTGTTGCCTTTAGTGCAAATGGAAAAGGATATGTTTCAACGGGTTTTGATGGTAAAAATAAATTAAACGATTTATGGGAATATAATCCATCTACTAATACGTGGGCACAAAAAGCTGACTTCCCGGGAACAGGCCGTTACGACGCCATTGCATTTAGTATTTCTGATAAAGGATATGTTGGAACAGGTTATGATGGTAATCTTTTAAAAGATCTTTATCAATACGATCCTTCTTCTGATACTTGGACTAAAAAAGTAAGTGTTGGAGGAAGTAAACGAAGAAATGCTGTGGCTTTTGTTATTAAAGACAGAGCCTATGTTTGTACCGGTACCGATAATGGTGAATACCTGGGTGACCTTTGGGAATATGATGCGGATGCAGACTCCTGGACAGAGAAACGTAAAATCGAGAATGATGCCAACGAAGACGAGAGTTATGATGACGATTATGAAATTGTAGGTATCTACTCTGTTGCTTTCACCAAATCTAATTTAGGTTATATCTCAACTGGTGGACCTGGTTATCCTGGTGTTCGCACTTGGGAATACGATCCGATTGAGGATTTATGGACTGAGAGAAGCGAGTTTGAAGGAAGCGCTCGTTATGCAGCCGTTGCTTTTACGATTAACGATGTCCCTTATGTTGCTACTGGCAGAAGTTCAAGCGTGTACTTCGACGATGTGTATAAATTTGATCCAAATGCCGAACAAGATGACGATGATTAA
- a CDS encoding sensor histidine kinase produces MKVSNKISSITIHLVIWVGYFFLLFYGPSVMMGNKTAFMFSIRTLFVHFILFYFNTYVLLPKLLGRSHYTYYLLSVGGVLVLFSLFYWTTDDLIGLQPPDEWEHHGEFGHQEFSDVNDSTVWHQNFDQWQKMSHQQLSGADSLHANPPRKPRFKKTFGFPIPPAIRMGTLSSIGILFISILFWVIGQSRIQHENAMKLMNQNLKNEMKFLKSQINPHFLFNALNNIYSLSVLNSVKTPEMIVKLSEMLRYVLYDSEGKKVPLSKEVSYIRNFIDFQRVKIEGIPQLHVDIERVDAQLMIEPMLLIPFIENAFKYSKIEDTQHGWLKMVLTTEKGVLRLEIRNSLLGKNVNGEPGGIGVENTKQRLTMLYPDKHELYVGQTEDEFRVLLKIDLNEA; encoded by the coding sequence ATGAAAGTTTCGAATAAAATTTCAAGTATTACTATCCATTTGGTTATTTGGGTTGGATATTTTTTCTTGTTGTTTTATGGACCATCGGTAATGATGGGTAATAAAACAGCGTTTATGTTTTCCATTCGAACGTTGTTCGTGCACTTCATCCTTTTTTATTTTAATACCTATGTTTTACTGCCTAAGCTTTTGGGGCGAAGTCATTATACCTACTATTTGTTATCGGTTGGGGGAGTGTTAGTGCTATTTTCTCTTTTTTATTGGACTACCGATGATTTAATAGGACTTCAACCGCCCGATGAGTGGGAGCACCATGGAGAGTTTGGGCATCAGGAATTTTCAGATGTTAATGATAGTACCGTGTGGCATCAGAACTTTGATCAATGGCAAAAAATGTCTCATCAGCAATTGTCTGGGGCCGATTCATTACATGCTAATCCTCCTCGTAAGCCTCGGTTTAAAAAAACATTTGGTTTCCCAATTCCTCCTGCTATTCGAATGGGTACCCTTTCTTCTATAGGTATTTTATTCATTAGTATATTGTTTTGGGTTATTGGGCAGTCGCGTATTCAGCACGAAAACGCAATGAAGTTGATGAATCAAAATCTCAAGAATGAGATGAAATTCCTAAAATCGCAGATTAATCCGCATTTCTTGTTTAATGCACTCAATAATATCTATTCTCTGTCGGTGCTTAACTCTGTTAAAACGCCAGAAATGATCGTTAAGCTGTCGGAAATGTTGCGATATGTGCTATATGATTCTGAAGGCAAGAAAGTGCCACTTTCAAAAGAGGTGAGTTATATTCGCAATTTTATCGATTTTCAACGAGTGAAAATTGAAGGAATTCCTCAACTTCATGTCGATATTGAGCGTGTGGATGCTCAGTTGATGATCGAACCTATGTTGCTTATTCCTTTTATCGAAAATGCGTTTAAATATAGTAAGATTGAAGATACTCAACATGGTTGGTTAAAAATGGTGCTAACCACAGAGAAAGGAGTATTGAGGTTGGAAATAAGAAACAGTTTATTGGGTAAAAATGTAAATGGCGAGCCGGGAGGTATTGGTGTTGAAAATACTAAGCAACGATTGACTATGCTTTATCCCGATAAGCATGAGTTATATGTTGGGCAAACTGAAGATGAATTCAGAGTATTACTAAAGATAGATTTAAATGAAGCTTAA
- a CDS encoding NUDIX domain-containing protein → MMLTSEKYNKFSKYYVAIDCVIFGYEDGDLRLLLYHRGFEPAKGQWSLMGGFVGDEESSDDAAHRILKKITGLEDLYLEQVQVYTDPKRDPEGRVMSIGYYALIRIDKHKSNKVRENGAHWWSVKELPNLVFDHKLMVENALDKLQLKAGLELVGSELLPDKFTLLQLRRLYEAIFQHDLDTGNFRKKVLALDVLERLEEKNTTESRRGAYYFKFKEGLKDKSFDRLGKM, encoded by the coding sequence ATGATGTTAACAAGTGAAAAATATAACAAGTTCTCGAAGTATTATGTCGCAATCGACTGTGTTATCTTTGGTTACGAAGATGGCGATTTGCGATTGTTGCTTTATCATCGCGGCTTTGAACCAGCTAAAGGTCAATGGTCGTTGATGGGAGGGTTTGTTGGTGATGAAGAATCGTCGGACGATGCAGCACATCGGATTTTAAAGAAAATAACAGGTTTAGAAGATTTATATCTCGAACAGGTACAAGTATATACCGATCCCAAACGTGATCCGGAAGGACGTGTAATGAGTATTGGTTATTATGCTCTTATTCGTATCGATAAGCATAAATCAAATAAGGTACGCGAAAATGGTGCTCATTGGTGGTCGGTAAAAGAATTGCCTAATCTGGTTTTTGACCATAAATTAATGGTTGAAAATGCACTAGATAAGCTTCAGTTAAAAGCCGGTTTGGAATTGGTAGGTAGTGAGTTACTACCCGATAAATTTACTTTGTTGCAGTTGCGTCGCTTGTATGAGGCTATATTTCAACACGATTTAGATACCGGAAATTTTCGTAAAAAAGTGTTGGCTCTAGATGTGTTGGAGCGATTAGAAGAAAAAAATACCACAGAATCGAGGCGAGGAGCTTATTACTTTAAGTTCAAAGAAGGACTTAAAGACAAGTCATTTGATAGGTTGGGTAAAATGTAA